The following proteins are encoded in a genomic region of Actinomadura sp. NAK00032:
- a CDS encoding AarF/ABC1/UbiB kinase family protein, whose translation MSDIPRRAVTRTAKLATLPLGFAGRTALGFGKRTLGRPAEAVALEVQRRTAEQLFAVLGELKGGAMKVGQLLSIFEAGLPEEVAGPFRASLTRLQESAPPMPAATTHKVLAEGLGEDWRDLFAEFDDRPAAAASIGQVHKAVWHDGRTVAVKVQYPGAAQALMSDFNQIARLSRLFTPLFPGVEVKPVVADLKRRLEKELDYVDEARAQTAFHDAYAGDPDFAVPAVVAQAGNVLVTEWLDGTPLAKVIAEGGQDRRDRAGLLLFRFLLSGPARCEMIHIDPHPGNFRLLDDGRLGVLDFGGAARVPAELQWSIGRLLRIGTLGDPDEIVDALCEEGFLVPDAEVDPEEIADLVAPHAAPFAVERFRYSREWLREQTARGLGLASDMRPGALARAFRLPPQYLAVSRALSGCGGVLCQLEAEGAFRAEAERWLPGFADDEGPGDLDDPGLDDQAPATA comes from the coding sequence GTGAGTGACATCCCCCGCCGCGCGGTGACGCGCACCGCCAAGCTGGCGACCCTCCCGCTGGGCTTCGCCGGGCGCACCGCCCTCGGGTTCGGCAAGCGGACCCTCGGCCGCCCCGCCGAGGCCGTCGCGCTGGAGGTCCAGCGCCGCACCGCCGAGCAGCTGTTCGCCGTGCTCGGCGAGCTGAAGGGCGGCGCCATGAAGGTCGGCCAGCTGCTGTCGATCTTCGAGGCGGGGCTGCCCGAGGAGGTCGCCGGCCCGTTCCGCGCCAGCCTCACCCGCCTCCAGGAGTCGGCGCCGCCGATGCCCGCCGCCACCACGCACAAGGTCCTCGCCGAGGGCCTCGGCGAGGACTGGCGCGACCTGTTCGCCGAGTTCGACGACCGCCCGGCCGCCGCCGCGTCCATCGGGCAGGTCCACAAGGCCGTCTGGCACGACGGCCGCACGGTCGCGGTCAAGGTGCAGTACCCCGGCGCCGCGCAGGCCCTGATGAGCGACTTCAACCAGATCGCCCGGCTCAGCAGGCTCTTCACCCCGCTGTTCCCCGGCGTCGAGGTCAAGCCGGTCGTCGCCGACCTGAAGCGCCGCCTGGAGAAGGAGCTCGACTACGTCGACGAGGCCCGCGCCCAGACCGCCTTCCACGACGCCTACGCCGGCGACCCCGACTTCGCCGTCCCCGCCGTCGTCGCGCAGGCCGGGAACGTGCTGGTCACCGAGTGGCTGGACGGCACCCCGCTCGCCAAGGTCATCGCCGAGGGCGGCCAGGACCGCCGCGACCGCGCCGGGCTGCTGCTGTTCCGCTTCCTGCTGTCCGGCCCGGCCCGCTGCGAGATGATCCACATCGACCCGCACCCCGGCAACTTCCGGCTGCTGGACGACGGCCGCCTCGGCGTGCTGGACTTCGGCGGCGCCGCCCGCGTCCCGGCCGAGCTGCAGTGGTCGATCGGGCGGCTGCTGCGCATCGGCACCCTCGGCGACCCCGACGAGATCGTCGACGCGCTGTGCGAGGAGGGCTTCCTCGTCCCCGACGCCGAGGTCGACCCGGAGGAGATCGCCGACCTCGTCGCCCCGCACGCCGCGCCGTTCGCGGTGGAGCGCTTCCGCTACTCCCGCGAGTGGCTGCGCGAGCAGACCGCCCGCGGCCTCGGCCTCGCCTCCGACATGCGCCCCGGCGCGCTCGCCCGCGCGTTCCGGCTGCCGCCGCAGTACCTGGCCGTGAGCCGCGCCCTGTCGGGCTGCGGCGGCGTCCTGTGCCAGCTGGAGGCCGAAGGCGCCTTCCGCGCGGAGGCCGAGCGGTGGCTCCCGGGCTTCGCCGACGATGAGGGCCCCGGGGACCTCGACGACCCCGGCCTCGACGACCAGGCGCCGGCGACCGCCTGA
- a CDS encoding siderophore-interacting protein codes for MATEPAREPARKGRTLHRGTVLRTERLTPHMIRVVLGGAGLAEFGAGEFTDHYVKLLFPRPGVAYPEPFDMERVRAELPREQWPTTRTYTVRAWDERARELTIDFVHHGDKGLAGPWAAGARPGDEIMFNGPGGAYAPRPGADWHLLAGDESALPAIAAALERVPDGAPARAFIEVAGPEEEQPLRGAANTEVVWLHRCAGEVGELLVEAVQKLDFPDGEVHAFVHGEAGFVKTLRRHLRVERGLPLDLLSISGYWRRGRDEDGWQSSKRDWNRQVEQEEAEALG; via the coding sequence ATGGCGACGGAACCGGCACGCGAACCGGCACGCAAGGGACGCACGCTCCACCGGGGGACGGTGCTGCGCACCGAGCGCCTCACCCCGCACATGATCCGCGTGGTCCTCGGCGGCGCCGGTCTCGCGGAGTTCGGCGCCGGGGAGTTCACCGACCACTACGTGAAGCTGCTGTTCCCGCGCCCGGGCGTCGCCTACCCCGAGCCGTTCGACATGGAGCGGGTGCGCGCCGAGCTGCCGCGCGAGCAGTGGCCCACGACCCGCACCTACACCGTCCGCGCGTGGGACGAGCGGGCGCGCGAGCTGACGATCGACTTCGTCCACCACGGCGACAAGGGCCTCGCCGGCCCGTGGGCGGCGGGCGCCCGGCCGGGCGACGAGATCATGTTCAACGGCCCCGGCGGCGCCTACGCGCCCCGTCCGGGGGCGGACTGGCACCTGCTCGCCGGCGACGAGAGCGCGCTGCCCGCGATCGCCGCGGCCCTCGAGCGCGTCCCGGACGGCGCCCCCGCCCGCGCCTTCATCGAGGTCGCCGGCCCCGAGGAGGAGCAGCCCCTGCGCGGCGCGGCGAACACCGAGGTCGTCTGGCTGCACCGCTGCGCCGGCGAGGTCGGCGAGCTGCTGGTCGAGGCCGTCCAGAAGCTCGACTTCCCGGACGGCGAGGTGCACGCGTTCGTGCACGGCGAGGCCGGCTTCGTCAAGACCCTGCGCCGCCACCTGCGCGTCGAGCGGGGCCTCCCCCTCGACCTGCTCTCCATCTCCGGCTACTGGCGCCGCGGCCGCGACGAGGACGGCTGGCAGTCGAGCAAGCGCGACTGGAACCGCCAGGTCGAGCAGGAGGAGGCCGAGGCCCTCGGCTGA
- a CDS encoding nuclear transport factor 2 family protein gives MTDEQRKSVALEYLKGFDNGGVTSDGAPLLDLFAGDAQVYFPKWGLATGRDEIGRLFGDVGATIKAIRHHYASFNWIFSGGDTLVCEGTSHGEHRDGPWRAGVPEWGAGRWCDVFEIRDWRIQRVFIYLDPDYAGADTARYPWLADG, from the coding sequence ATGACGGACGAGCAGCGCAAGTCGGTGGCGCTGGAGTACCTCAAGGGGTTCGACAACGGCGGCGTCACCTCCGACGGGGCGCCGCTGCTCGACCTGTTCGCGGGCGACGCGCAGGTGTACTTCCCGAAGTGGGGCCTCGCCACCGGCAGGGACGAGATCGGCCGGCTGTTCGGCGACGTCGGCGCGACGATCAAGGCGATCCGGCACCACTACGCGTCGTTCAACTGGATCTTCTCCGGCGGCGACACGCTGGTGTGCGAGGGCACCAGCCACGGGGAGCACCGGGACGGGCCGTGGCGGGCGGGCGTCCCGGAGTGGGGCGCCGGCCGGTGGTGCGACGTGTTCGAGATCCGCGACTGGCGGATCCAGCGGGTGTTCATCTACCTCGACCCCGACTACGCCGGCGCCGACACCGCCCGCTACCCCTGGCTCGCGGACGGCTGA
- a CDS encoding cyclase family protein gives MPLLAQLLAAVADGSVEIVDLTAPLSERTPILQLPEPFANTVPFRLKEISRYDDRGPAWYWNDIETGEHVGTHFDAPVHWATGRDGEDVAQVPPARLVAPAVVLDVSDRAAADPDFLLEIEHVREWEAANGPLPDGGWLLYRTGWDARSGDQGAFLNADENGPHTPGISAECARWLAEETPVIGLGTETVGTDAGAAHGFDPPFPCHSYFLGAGKYGLTQLQNLARLPVSGAVLVAAPLPIEGGSGSPARVLALIER, from the coding sequence ATGCCCCTGCTCGCCCAGTTGCTCGCCGCCGTCGCCGACGGCTCGGTGGAGATCGTCGACCTGACCGCGCCGCTGTCGGAGCGGACGCCGATCCTCCAGCTGCCCGAGCCGTTCGCCAACACCGTGCCGTTCCGGCTCAAGGAGATCAGCCGCTACGACGACCGCGGCCCCGCCTGGTACTGGAACGACATCGAGACCGGCGAGCACGTCGGCACGCACTTCGACGCGCCCGTGCACTGGGCCACCGGGCGCGACGGCGAGGACGTCGCGCAGGTCCCGCCCGCGCGCCTGGTCGCCCCGGCCGTGGTGCTGGACGTGTCCGACCGCGCCGCAGCCGACCCCGACTTCCTGCTGGAGATCGAGCACGTCCGCGAGTGGGAGGCGGCCAACGGCCCGCTCCCGGACGGCGGCTGGCTGCTGTACCGGACGGGCTGGGACGCCCGGTCCGGCGACCAGGGCGCCTTCCTCAACGCCGACGAGAACGGCCCCCACACGCCGGGGATCTCCGCCGAGTGCGCCCGGTGGCTCGCCGAGGAGACCCCCGTGATCGGCCTCGGCACCGAGACCGTCGGCACCGACGCGGGCGCCGCCCACGGGTTCGACCCGCCGTTCCCGTGCCACTCCTACTTCCTCGGCGCCGGCAAGTACGGCCTCACCCAGCTGCAGAACCTCGCCCGGCTGCCGGTCAGCGGGGCCGTGCTCGTCGCCGCGCCGCTGCCGATCGAGGGCGGCTCCGGCAGCCCCGCCCGCGTCCTCGCGCTGATCGAGCGATGA
- a CDS encoding thiamine pyrophosphate-binding protein, with amino-acid sequence MIVAAAVGEALARLGARTVFGVAGSGNFHVTNAMAAHGARYVAARHEGGAVTMADAYARVSGGLGVVSVHQGPGLTNAVTGMAEAAKSRTPLLVVAGEVAAAAVRSNFRVDQAAIAAAVGAVPERVHSPQTALDDVARACRTAVAERRTVLLGLPLDVQGAELPDGAGRRSGAPPAGYRPRPSQVPPLPVPPPAAVARLADALRAARRPVFIAGRGARLSAAGEPLAELAARCGALPATSAVARGLFAGDPFALDVSGGFATPAAAELIGGADLVVGWGCSLTMWTTRHGALIAPGATVVQVDLDARALGAHRPVDLGLIGDAAETARAVLAALAARGHRATGYRTPEVGERLAREGRWQDVPYEEHPDAEDDGRPRIDPRTLTIALDGMLPRERTVAVDSGNFMGYPAMFLDVPDADGLVFTQAFQSVGLGLATAVGAAVARPDRLTVAALGDGGALMSVAELETAVRLGLDLLVVVYDDEAYGAEVHHFGPEGHPLDTVTFPPADLAAIGRGFGCAAATVRCRDDLAAVADWLAGPRDRPMVVDAKVTRDRPSWWLAEAFRGH; translated from the coding sequence ATGATCGTCGCGGCGGCCGTGGGGGAGGCCCTCGCGCGGCTCGGCGCCCGCACCGTCTTCGGGGTCGCCGGCAGCGGCAACTTCCACGTCACCAACGCGATGGCCGCGCACGGCGCCCGGTACGTCGCCGCCCGGCACGAGGGCGGCGCGGTGACGATGGCGGACGCGTACGCGCGGGTGAGCGGCGGCCTCGGCGTGGTCAGCGTCCACCAGGGGCCCGGCCTCACCAACGCGGTCACCGGCATGGCCGAGGCCGCCAAGAGCCGCACGCCGCTGCTGGTCGTCGCGGGCGAGGTGGCCGCCGCCGCGGTCCGCTCCAACTTCCGGGTCGACCAGGCGGCGATCGCCGCGGCCGTCGGGGCGGTGCCCGAGCGGGTCCACTCGCCGCAGACCGCGCTCGACGACGTGGCGCGCGCCTGCCGGACGGCGGTCGCCGAGCGCCGCACCGTGCTGCTGGGCCTGCCGCTGGACGTGCAGGGCGCCGAGCTCCCGGACGGGGCGGGGCGCCGGTCCGGCGCGCCGCCCGCCGGGTACCGGCCGCGGCCGTCCCAGGTGCCGCCGCTGCCGGTGCCGCCGCCGGCGGCGGTCGCCCGGCTCGCCGACGCGCTGCGGGCGGCGCGCCGCCCGGTGTTCATCGCGGGGCGCGGCGCCCGGCTGTCCGCCGCCGGCGAGCCGCTCGCCGAGCTGGCCGCCCGCTGCGGCGCGCTGCCCGCGACGTCGGCCGTCGCGCGCGGCCTGTTCGCCGGCGACCCGTTCGCGCTGGACGTCAGCGGCGGGTTCGCCACCCCGGCCGCCGCCGAGCTGATCGGCGGCGCCGACCTGGTCGTCGGCTGGGGCTGCTCGCTGACCATGTGGACGACGCGGCACGGCGCGCTCATCGCCCCGGGCGCGACCGTCGTGCAGGTCGACCTCGACGCGCGCGCCCTCGGCGCGCACCGCCCGGTCGACCTCGGGCTGATCGGCGACGCCGCCGAGACGGCGCGGGCCGTGCTCGCCGCGCTGGCGGCGCGCGGCCACCGGGCCACCGGCTACCGCACGCCCGAGGTGGGGGAGCGGCTCGCCCGCGAGGGCCGCTGGCAGGACGTCCCGTACGAGGAGCACCCCGACGCCGAGGACGACGGCCGGCCCCGCATCGACCCCCGGACGCTGACGATCGCGCTCGACGGCATGCTGCCCCGCGAGCGCACCGTCGCCGTCGACTCGGGCAACTTCATGGGCTACCCGGCGATGTTCCTGGACGTCCCCGACGCCGACGGGCTGGTGTTCACCCAGGCGTTCCAGTCGGTCGGGCTCGGCCTCGCCACGGCGGTCGGCGCCGCGGTGGCCCGCCCCGACCGGCTCACCGTCGCCGCCCTCGGCGACGGCGGCGCGCTGATGTCGGTCGCGGAGCTGGAGACCGCCGTCCGGCTCGGGCTGGACCTGCTCGTGGTCGTCTACGACGACGAGGCCTACGGCGCCGAGGTGCACCACTTCGGCCCCGAGGGGCACCCGCTGGACACCGTCACGTTCCCGCCGGCGGACCTCGCCGCCATCGGCCGCGGCTTCGGCTGCGCGGCGGCGACCGTCCGGTGCCGCGACGACCTGGCCGCCGTGGCGGACTGGCTGGCCGGCCCGCGGGACCGGCCGATGGTCGTGGACGCCAAGGTCACCCGCGACCGCCCCTCCTGGTGGCTGGCGGAGGCATTTCGCGGTCACTGA
- a CDS encoding MIP/aquaporin family protein, whose translation MSRWPIPELAREMIAEFAGTMILILFGVGVVAQVVAGSGLGDPQSLGGHDAITWAWGFGVTLGVYACARISGGHINPAVTVAFAVFWGFPWRKVLPYCFAQVLGAFVAALIVRWNYTEILHAFDPGLTAKTQFVFSTMPGNGSLPIHTWGAFRDQIIGTAILLFLVLALVDPRNSPPLANMAPLIIGFVVVAIGMAFGSAAGYAINPARDFGPRLAQYITGYESAWRDQYGDFYFWVPIAAPLIGGLLGAALYVLLIGRNIPPEQEVTETLEPRLNEDDS comes from the coding sequence ATGTCGCGATGGCCGATTCCCGAGCTCGCCCGGGAGATGATCGCGGAGTTCGCGGGCACGATGATCCTGATCCTGTTCGGCGTCGGCGTCGTCGCGCAGGTCGTGGCGGGGAGCGGGCTCGGGGACCCGCAGAGCCTCGGCGGGCATGACGCCATCACCTGGGCGTGGGGCTTCGGGGTGACGCTGGGCGTCTACGCGTGCGCGCGGATCAGCGGGGGCCACATCAACCCGGCGGTGACCGTCGCCTTCGCGGTCTTCTGGGGCTTCCCGTGGCGCAAGGTGCTGCCGTACTGCTTCGCGCAGGTGCTCGGCGCCTTCGTCGCCGCGCTGATCGTCCGGTGGAACTACACCGAGATCCTGCACGCGTTCGACCCCGGGCTGACCGCCAAGACGCAGTTCGTGTTCTCCACGATGCCGGGCAACGGGTCCCTGCCGATCCACACCTGGGGCGCCTTCCGCGACCAGATCATCGGCACCGCGATCCTGCTCTTCCTCGTCCTCGCGCTCGTCGACCCGCGCAACTCGCCGCCGCTGGCGAACATGGCGCCGCTCATCATCGGGTTCGTCGTGGTGGCGATCGGGATGGCGTTCGGGTCCGCCGCCGGGTACGCGATCAACCCCGCCCGCGACTTCGGTCCGCGGCTCGCCCAGTACATCACCGGATACGAGAGCGCGTGGCGGGACCAGTACGGGGACTTCTACTTCTGGGTGCCCATCGCGGCGCCGCTGATCGGCGGACTCCTCGGCGCCGCGCTCTACGTCCTGCTCATCGGGCGCAACATCCCGCCCGAGCAGGAGGTGACCGAGACGCTCGAGCCGCGCCTGAACGAGGACGATTCCTGA
- the glpK gene encoding glycerol kinase GlpK, with product MADFVGALDQGTTSTRFMIFDHGGNEIARHQLEHEQILPRAGWVEHNPTEIWERTRAVVQSTLNKANLGHADLAAFGITNQRETTVVWNRRTGRPYYNAIVWQDTRTDRIASALERDGRGTTIRHRAGLPPATYFSGGKIQWILENVDGVREAAEAGDAVFGNIDTWVLWNLTGGVNGGVHVTDPTNASRTMLMDLETLDWDDELLSFFGVPRSMLPEIKPSSAPEPYGMTRPDGPLGGEVPLTGILGDQQAATVGQVCFAVGEAKNTYGTGNFLLLNTGEELVRSKAGMLTTVCYKFGDHPTVYALEGSIAVTGSAVQWLRDQLGIISGAAQSESLARQVDDNGGVYFVPAFSGLFAPYWRSDARGAIVGLSRFNTNAHLARATLEAICYQSRDVVEAMRQDSGVSLDVLKVDGGVTANELCMQLQADILGVPVSRPVVAETTALGAAYAAGLAVGFWNTTDELRQNWNEDRRWHPTWDDDQRQTGYAGWKKAVERTYGWVDVD from the coding sequence ATGGCCGACTTCGTCGGAGCGCTCGACCAGGGCACGACCAGCACCCGTTTCATGATCTTCGACCATGGCGGGAACGAGATCGCCCGCCACCAGTTGGAGCACGAGCAGATCCTGCCGCGGGCGGGCTGGGTGGAGCACAACCCGACCGAGATCTGGGAGCGGACCCGCGCCGTCGTCCAGAGCACGCTGAACAAGGCGAACCTCGGCCACGCCGACCTGGCCGCGTTCGGCATCACCAACCAGCGCGAGACGACCGTGGTGTGGAACCGGCGGACCGGCCGCCCGTACTACAACGCGATCGTCTGGCAGGACACCCGCACCGACCGCATCGCGTCGGCGCTCGAACGCGACGGGCGGGGGACGACGATCCGGCACCGCGCCGGGCTGCCGCCGGCCACGTACTTCTCCGGCGGGAAGATCCAGTGGATCCTGGAGAACGTCGACGGGGTGCGGGAGGCGGCCGAGGCGGGCGACGCGGTCTTCGGCAACATCGACACGTGGGTGCTGTGGAACCTGACCGGCGGGGTGAACGGCGGCGTGCACGTCACCGATCCGACCAACGCCAGCCGCACCATGCTGATGGACCTGGAGACCCTCGACTGGGACGACGAGCTCCTGTCGTTCTTCGGCGTCCCCCGCTCGATGCTGCCGGAGATCAAGCCGTCGTCCGCTCCGGAGCCGTACGGGATGACCCGTCCGGACGGCCCGCTCGGCGGCGAGGTCCCGCTCACCGGCATCCTCGGCGATCAGCAGGCCGCGACGGTCGGGCAGGTGTGCTTCGCGGTCGGCGAGGCCAAGAACACCTACGGCACCGGCAACTTCCTGCTGCTCAACACCGGTGAGGAACTCGTTCGCTCCAAGGCGGGGATGCTCACGACCGTCTGCTACAAGTTCGGCGACCATCCGACCGTGTACGCCTTGGAGGGGTCGATCGCGGTGACGGGGTCGGCCGTGCAGTGGCTGCGCGACCAGCTCGGCATCATCTCCGGCGCCGCGCAGAGCGAGTCCCTGGCCCGGCAGGTCGACGACAACGGCGGCGTCTACTTCGTCCCCGCCTTCTCCGGCCTGTTCGCCCCCTACTGGCGCTCGGACGCCCGCGGCGCCATCGTCGGCCTGTCCCGCTTCAACACCAACGCCCACCTGGCCCGCGCCACGCTCGAAGCCATCTGCTACCAGTCGCGGGATGTGGTGGAGGCGATGCGCCAGGACTCCGGCGTCTCGCTGGACGTCCTGAAGGTGGACGGCGGCGTCACCGCCAACGAGCTGTGCATGCAACTGCAGGCCGACATCCTCGGCGTCCCGGTGTCACGTCCCGTCGTCGCCGAGACCACCGCCCTCGGCGCCGCCTACGCCGCCGGCCTCGCCGTCGGCTTCTGGAACACCACCGACGAACTCCGCCAGAACTGGAACGAGGACAGGCGCTGGCACCCCACCTGGGACGACGACCAGCGCCAGACCGGCTACGCCGGCTGGAAGAAGGCCGTCGAGCGCACCTACGGGTGGGTGGACGTGGACTGA
- a CDS encoding serine protease, with protein sequence MPRRLAAAVIAAAVLTGGGAATLAAGAAQAAPAPLPVPLPAALQPAPQQGRAEVDFTGIVALSNCSGSLVRGPRSRDGDAALVLTNGHCLESGMPKAGEVVVDRPSSRTFRLLDRTGRGDLGTLTATRVEYATMTDTDVTVYRLNTSYAAIKSRYGVSALRLSTARPHDGTDIRVVSGYWRKIYGCRIDATVYRLREAGWTWRDSLRYTPECETIHGTSGSPVISTRTGQVVGVNNTGNDDGERCTLDNPCEVARDGEITVRHGSHYGQQTYGLARCLGAGNDVVLGKACTLPKP encoded by the coding sequence ATGCCCAGACGCCTCGCCGCCGCGGTCATCGCCGCAGCAGTTCTCACCGGTGGGGGCGCCGCGACGCTCGCCGCCGGTGCCGCACAGGCCGCTCCCGCCCCGCTCCCGGTCCCGCTTCCGGCCGCGCTCCAGCCCGCTCCGCAGCAGGGCCGGGCGGAGGTCGACTTCACCGGCATCGTCGCGCTCAGCAACTGCTCGGGGTCGCTGGTGCGGGGGCCGCGGTCCCGCGACGGCGACGCCGCGCTCGTCCTGACCAACGGCCACTGCCTGGAGTCGGGGATGCCGAAGGCCGGCGAGGTCGTCGTCGACCGGCCCTCGTCCCGGACGTTCCGCCTGCTCGACCGGACGGGCCGCGGCGACCTCGGCACCCTCACCGCGACCAGGGTCGAGTACGCCACGATGACCGACACCGACGTGACCGTCTACCGGCTGAACACCAGCTACGCCGCGATCAAGAGCAGGTACGGGGTGTCCGCGCTGCGCCTGTCCACGGCCAGGCCGCACGACGGCACCGACATCCGGGTCGTGTCCGGCTACTGGCGGAAGATCTACGGCTGCCGGATCGACGCGACCGTGTACCGGCTGCGCGAGGCCGGCTGGACGTGGCGGGACTCCCTCCGCTACACGCCGGAGTGCGAGACGATCCACGGCACGTCGGGCTCGCCGGTCATCAGCACCCGGACCGGGCAGGTCGTCGGCGTCAACAACACCGGCAACGACGACGGCGAGCGCTGCACCCTCGACAACCCCTGCGAGGTCGCCCGCGACGGCGAGATCACCGTCCGCCACGGCAGCCACTACGGGCAGCAGACGTACGGGCTCGCGCGCTGCCTCGGCGCGGGCAACGACGTCGTGCTCGGCAAGGCGTGCACCCTGCCCAAGCCGTGA
- a CDS encoding SigB/SigF/SigG family RNA polymerase sigma factor, producing MTSAQTTRFNDGQTEILLAEMNRLAEHDPRRERLRARIVDMHAPLVRGVARRYANRGEPLDDLQQVAYLGLVKAINRFDPGIGDRFVTYAYPVVTGEVKRHFRDKTWGIRVSRRIQELRPVLQRTVQEYTREHGRSPTTAEIAGLMGIDEEETVEVIIACDAYRPLSLEAPADGSPSGENGTVGEYLGSDDPALEAFIDGHALGPLIDGLPERERTILLLRFFGNKTQTQIAEQIGLSQMHVSRLLRATLDRLRMGLLAEG from the coding sequence ATGACGTCGGCGCAGACCACCCGGTTCAACGACGGCCAGACCGAGATCCTGCTCGCGGAGATGAACCGGCTGGCGGAGCACGACCCGCGGCGGGAGCGGCTGCGGGCGCGCATCGTCGACATGCACGCCCCGCTCGTGCGCGGCGTGGCACGCCGGTACGCCAACCGGGGCGAACCCCTCGACGACCTCCAGCAGGTCGCCTACCTGGGCCTGGTGAAGGCCATCAACCGGTTCGACCCGGGGATCGGCGACCGCTTCGTCACCTACGCCTACCCGGTGGTGACCGGGGAGGTGAAGCGGCACTTCCGCGACAAGACGTGGGGCATCCGGGTGTCGCGCCGCATCCAGGAGCTGCGGCCGGTCCTGCAGCGCACCGTGCAGGAGTACACCCGCGAGCACGGCCGCTCCCCGACGACCGCCGAGATCGCCGGGCTGATGGGCATCGACGAGGAGGAGACCGTCGAGGTCATCATCGCCTGCGACGCCTACCGCCCGCTGTCGCTGGAGGCGCCGGCGGACGGGTCGCCGAGCGGCGAGAACGGCACGGTCGGCGAGTACCTCGGCTCCGACGACCCGGCGCTGGAGGCCTTCATCGACGGCCACGCCCTCGGCCCGCTCATCGACGGCCTCCCCGAGCGGGAGCGCACGATCCTGCTGCTGCGGTTCTTCGGCAACAAGACGCAGACGCAGATCGCCGAGCAGATCGGGCTGTCGCAGATGCACGTCTCCCGGCTGCTGCGCGCCACCCTCGACCGGCTGCGGATGGGCCTGCTGGCCGAGGGGTGA
- a CDS encoding cyclase, which yields MSTITESVIVTVPIRTAYDQWTRFRAFPRSMDGVEEIRRLGDTTLRWTTRNGPTLAGVVTFHRLDETTTRVTAQLELDPEGLAGRAGDRTGALTHRVRGDLRRFKTFIEARGARSGPAAGAAKADRPGN from the coding sequence GTGAGCACGATCACCGAATCGGTCATCGTCACCGTCCCGATCCGCACCGCCTACGACCAGTGGACGCGGTTCCGCGCGTTCCCCCGCTCCATGGACGGCGTGGAGGAGATCCGCCGGCTCGGCGACACGACCCTGCGCTGGACGACGCGCAACGGCCCGACCCTCGCCGGCGTGGTGACGTTCCACCGCCTGGACGAGACCACCACCCGCGTCACCGCGCAGCTGGAGCTCGACCCCGAGGGCCTCGCGGGGCGGGCCGGGGACCGGACCGGCGCGCTGACGCACCGCGTGCGGGGCGACCTGCGCCGCTTCAAGACCTTCATCGAGGCGCGCGGCGCGCGGAGCGGTCCGGCGGCCGGCGCGGCGAAGGCCGACCGCCCCGGAAACTGA
- a CDS encoding CrcB family protein translates to MPSPPVDPDVDLHDPRQRAELPRAPWGTLGAISAGGVLGALARHGLGTAFPSGPGEFPWAVFWVNVSGCLLIGVLMVLITEVRPAHPLVRPFLGVGVLGGFTTFSTYTVDIQRAVEHGAPRVGLAYLALTLAAALAAVFTGVRLTRALTRRRAPEDAA, encoded by the coding sequence ATGCCCTCCCCTCCCGTCGACCCGGACGTCGATCTGCACGACCCGCGGCAGCGCGCGGAGCTGCCCCGGGCGCCCTGGGGGACGCTCGGCGCGATCTCGGCGGGCGGCGTGCTCGGCGCGCTGGCCCGGCACGGGCTGGGCACCGCGTTCCCGAGCGGGCCGGGGGAGTTCCCCTGGGCGGTCTTCTGGGTCAACGTGTCGGGCTGCCTGCTGATCGGCGTGCTGATGGTGCTGATCACCGAGGTGCGTCCCGCGCACCCGCTGGTCCGGCCGTTCCTCGGGGTGGGGGTGCTCGGCGGCTTCACCACGTTCTCGACCTACACCGTCGACATCCAGCGGGCGGTGGAGCACGGCGCGCCGCGCGTCGGGCTGGCCTACCTCGCGCTGACGCTCGCCGCCGCCCTCGCCGCCGTCTTCACGGGGGTGCGGCTGACCCGGGCGCTCACCCGCCGCCGGGCCCCCGAGGACGCCGCGTGA
- a CDS encoding CrcB family protein, translating to MTILLIALGAALGAPLRYLTDRAVQARHDSVFPWGTFTVNVAGSFILGLLAALPVDGGAMAFAGTGFCGALSTYSTFGYETLRLAETGARSYALLNAAASIAAGLGAAYCGMVVAQALPGT from the coding sequence GTGACGATCCTGCTGATCGCGCTCGGCGCCGCGCTGGGCGCCCCGCTGCGCTACCTGACCGACCGGGCGGTGCAGGCCCGGCACGACTCGGTGTTCCCCTGGGGCACGTTCACCGTCAACGTGGCGGGATCGTTCATCCTCGGCCTGCTCGCGGCGCTCCCGGTGGACGGCGGTGCGATGGCCTTCGCCGGGACGGGCTTCTGCGGCGCCCTGAGCACGTACTCCACCTTCGGTTACGAGACGCTGCGGCTGGCCGAGACCGGTGCCCGCTCCTACGCGCTGCTCAACGCCGCGGCCAGTATCGCCGCCGGCCTCGGCGCCGCCTACTGCGGCATGGTCGTGGCGCAGGCGCTCCCCGGTACGTGA